The window ATAAAGCTTTATTAAACTTTTTGAACAGCTGTGcaatgaacaaacaaaaaaaccaaaaaaacctcTGGAGGTTTCACAATTGATTTTTCAGTTCCAGCTCCTGTGGGAGAGAAAAGCCTTTCCAGCAATGCTCCTCCAGGGGAAGATTGTGCGGATACTAGTGGGTAACAAACAAGAAGGTAACCTTAAAAAGTTACAGGAAAAAAAACGTGTGCTAGCCCTCCCCAAGGACAAGTTTACATTTTTCACACAAGCAAAGGATTGCTAGGGAAGGCAGAACAAGAGAGTCCCTGGAAATTACTGATGTGCAAGAGAACAAACAGCAAACGGGAACAATAAAGCTATGATGCAGAAAGCTCCAAAGGGCTTTCCAGAATCATTATGGAGAACAcaaaaaaatggggtggggggacaggggTGAAGAAGAGCTGAGAAGAGGGAAGTCTTattttgcttccttcctcccatgCATGTATGCAGCAGCTCATGTGCTTGCGACAAGACAATAATACTCTTCCCTTCAAAGAGGGGAATCAAGTGTCACTCACATGACAGGTCCAATTCAGTATTCAAAAGCAAAACCCACCTCCCATGGCAAGCCTAGTACATTTAATACCCCCTGCCAGCACTCTGCTTCTTCAAGCTAGAAATATGGAGAGCTTAAAAATAACAAAGGGAATGCTAAAAAAGGGATCCCCAAACATTAAAACGCAGCATGCTTCTTGTCAACTCAAGACTTCTGTAAACCATGGATATTTGGCTGGGAAGAGCGGGAAGAGATTTGGCTGGGAAAAGGTAGGGTAGAGGAAGACGAGCTTCTGTGCCCGTGCTGTAGAAGTGGCATCATGACAACTCTAGGATTTTAGAGCTACGACCTAGGCAGATAAATAGTTCAGGAAAACAATCTGGCAGTGCACACATTCCAGTTTGGCTAGCAGACGTAAATCACAGCCTCTGGCTCGAGCAGCTTCCATGCTTGTTAAGCCATTTGTAAGTTCTCCCTCAGATGTTCCAGGTGACTGAAGACTAGACCTTTACCAAAAGCAAGATGGAAAGGCGGCTTCCTGGCTCTTCAAAGTCAGAGGCCATGCATTTGAGAAGGCCAAACCACAGCTCGATCTGGACACGGGGTCAGACAAATTCAACTCCAGCATCACgcaacatttaaaaattcagcaGGTGTCTTCGCCACCAGATCAGAGCTAGAAGAACCGATTTCTGACAATACAGAAGGCAAGAGCACAAGCCaatcccactccccaccccatgaACTGCGTGGCTTCAAACCCCAACACAGATGTTAACACCAGAGTTATCACCATGGACAGCTTTTGTCAAATTTTACAGGCAGATAGTGGGAGGGTAACTGATCATGGATGAAACACTTTAATCCAGACATACAAATAGGCTGCTTGTACTCCAACAACATGCCTTACAATCCTTCCTTCTCATAGAactgttcttttaaaagaaagaaaaaggaagaggagcTTGCAACCAAGTGGAGGGTTTTAGGTGCCAACTATGCTGGGATCGTGAGCAGCGTCCGGCAGCTGGGAGCCAGAGCAATGATACAAGAAGCAGTTCCCCCAGCAGCTATAGCAGATGAGGAACAAGGCGGCCAAAAAGACCAAGGCACAGATTGTGCAAGGTTTCCGCTCCAACAGGAAACTTAGTAGATAGAAGCCCATGAACATTGAGTGACTGAACCACAAGGCAGGGTTGAGGGGCTTTGGGATAAGCAGAACGGGCAGTAACCACTGGAGGCAgtacatggtgtctggtgatcaGGATGTCACAGTGATGGCAGCAATCCAAAGTGAGTATGAAAATCCTCCTCTGTGCATTCAACTTGTCAGAAATCCGTTGAGCTGCTTTCATAAAACTGCGTTGTAATGCATGGATAAATCTtgatggaaaaaagaggagaaaggacAAGTCAGCAAATTTGTTTTCTAAATAGTTTAAAATACACCCCCCCACATACCGAGCAGAAAATCTTTAATTTCAACTACCATGGCAATCCAGATGTCGCTATAATTATCTCTGAATTGATAATGCCCAAGTTAAACTACATAGTGCTAACAGCATTGAGATACATGAATTTGTTCACAACATAACTAGTTTATTGACTGGGATTTGTACTGCCAATCACATCTCACTGGAACATACAGATCTGCATGTAATTCAAAATGCTGGTCTTGACCAAAGATCTAAACAGTGTAGGACAAGTTCTGCTGCCCTGA of the Eublepharis macularius isolate TG4126 chromosome 5, MPM_Emac_v1.0, whole genome shotgun sequence genome contains:
- the BLCAP gene encoding bladder cancer-associated protein, with protein sequence MYCLQWLLPVLLIPKPLNPALWFSHSMFMGFYLLSFLLERKPCTICALVFLAALFLICYSCWGNCFLYHCSGSQLPDAAHDPSIVGT